The following are encoded in a window of Hippoglossus stenolepis isolate QCI-W04-F060 chromosome 10, HSTE1.2, whole genome shotgun sequence genomic DNA:
- the bmp4 gene encoding bone morphogenetic protein 4 has product MIPGNRMLMVILICQVLLGESNHASLIPEEGKKKVPGLQGRSAAQSHELLRDFEATLLHMFGLKRRPRPSRSTTVPRYLLDLYRLQSGEAEEAGGHDIAFEYPERSASRANTVRGFHHEEHMEKVHDLDVGETTPFRFLFNLSSIPEDELLSSAELRLYRHQIDEVVANALSDEQGLHRINVYEVLKPPRPGQLITQLLDTRLVRQNASQWESFDVSPAVLRWTRERLPNYGLAVEVQHLNQTPRQQGRHVRISRSLHQEPGEDWEQLRPLLVTFGHDGKGHPLTRRTKRSPKQRGRKRNRNCRRHALYVDFSDVGWNDWIVAPPGYQAYYCHGECPFPLADHLNSTNHAIVQTLVNSVNNNIPKACCVPTELSAISMLYLDEHDKVVLKNYQEMVVEGCGCR; this is encoded by the exons ATGATTCCTGGTAATCGAATGCTGATGGTCATTTTAATATGCCAAGTCCTGCTGGGAGAGAGCAACCATGCTAGTCTGATACCTGAAGAAGGGAAAAAGAAAGTACCGGGCCTTCAGGGTCGTTCGGCCGCTCAGAGCCATGAACTGCTGCGGGACTTCGAGGCCACGCTGCTGCACATGTTCGGCCTCAAGAGGCGGCCGCGGCCCAGCCGCTCCACCACGGTGCCCCGCTACCTGCTGGACCTCTACCGCCTGCAGTCGGGGGAGGCCGAGGAGGCTGGGGGGCATGACATCGCTTTTGAGTACCCAGAGAGGTCAGCCAGCCGGGCCAACACTGTGAGGGGCTTCCACCATGAAG AGCACATGGAAAAGGTGCACGATCTGGACGTTGGCGAGACCACGCCCTTTCGCTTCCTGTTCAACCTCAGCAGCATCCCGGAGGATGAGCTGCTCTCTTCCGCCGAACTTAGGCTCTACCGTCATCAGATTGACGAGGTCGTCGCTAACGCCCTCTCAGACGAGCAGGGGCTTCACCGGATAAACGTGTATGAGGTGCTGAAGCCCCCGCGGCCCGGGCAGCTCATCACGCAGCTCTTGGATACGCGGCTCGTGCGGCAAAATGCGTCACAATGGGAGAGCTTCGACGTCAGCCCCGCCGTGCTGCGCTGGACTCGTGAGCGCCTCCCAAATTACGGGCTGGCTGTGGAGGTGCAGCACCTCAACCAAACGCCGCGTCAACAGGGCCGACACGTCCGCATCAGCCGCTCGCTACACCAGGAGCCTGGTGAGGACTGGGAGCAGCTGCGCCCCCTCCTGGTTACCTTTGGCCACGACGGGAAGGGTCACCCACTGACCCGCCGGACCAAGCGCAGCCCCAAGCAACGGGGCCGCAAACGCAACCGCAACTGCCGGCGCCACGCACTCTACGTGGACTTTAGCGACGTAGGCTGGAATGACTGGATAGTGGCGCCCCCTGGTTACCAGGCTTATTACTGCCACGGGGAATGCCCCTTTCCTCTGGCAGATCATCTGAACTCAACCAACCACGCCATTGTTCAGACACTGGTGAACTCTGTGAACAACAACATTCCCAAGGCCTGCTGCGTGCCAACAGAGCTCAGCGCCATCTCCATGCTCTACCTAGACGAACACGACAAGGTGGTCCTAAAAAACTATCAGGAAATGGTAGTGGAGGGCTGCGGCTGCCGCTAA